The genome window ATCCTGCAACATTAAAACCCCCACCTGTCACCCCAGAACTCATTTCGTTTTCAGTCACCCCAACGGCTTTACTCCGCTCTTCGGCTAATTTCTCAATGGCTTCTTCCCAAGTAGTGCGCAACTCTTCAAGCATACCCCGTGCCTGTGCAACAAGGTCTGGACTCTTTTGAACATTAGCTTCAACAAGCTGGCGGTAAATATAGTCATAAAGAGCCATTAGGCTAGATGCAACATCCCCTCCTGCCT of Aminobacterium sp. MB27-C1 contains these proteins:
- the fliS gene encoding flagellar export chaperone FliS — encoded protein: MVLGNSQNDQVNKYITTQIQTASKEQLLLITYDIGIKKCRLAERSLLNKDLEQANENILKAQNVVRELMITLNMEAGGDVASSLMALYDYIYRQLVEANVQKSPDLVAQARGMLEELRTTWEEAIEKLAEERSKAVGVTENEMSSGVTGGGFNVAG